The following are encoded in a window of Streptomyces sp. 11x1 genomic DNA:
- a CDS encoding TusE/DsrC/DsvC family sulfur relay protein produces MPTITYADTPVPIDDEGFFTDPDRWTEPMAEQIAKESGIEQLTDRHWTVIRFMREQYAAKGTGPTVRVLGKASGVGVKELYQLFPKGPAKTAAKIAGIPKPRGCI; encoded by the coding sequence ATGCCCACCATCACCTACGCCGACACCCCGGTCCCGATCGACGACGAGGGCTTCTTCACCGATCCCGACCGGTGGACCGAGCCGATGGCCGAACAGATCGCCAAGGAGTCCGGCATCGAGCAGTTGACCGACCGGCACTGGACGGTCATCCGCTTCATGCGCGAGCAGTACGCGGCCAAGGGCACCGGCCCCACCGTGCGCGTCCTCGGCAAGGCATCCGGTGTAGGCGTCAAGGAGCTCTACCAGCTCTTCCCCAAGGGCCCGGCGAAGACGGCCGCGAAGATCGCCGGGATCCCCAAGCCCCGCGGCTGCATCTGA